The Methanophagales archaeon region ATCTTCTGGTGTTTGGAGATAGTGTTTGGTGTCAAGGCTTTCATGGAATCTGACGTCGTTGTACCAGTAAACGAAGTCATCCAAGCTTTCAAAATCGTCTCTGTACCTGTTGTAGCAGTCAAAGAGTTTCTCTATCTTACCGTTTGTCTGGGGATGCTTTATCCTGGATGTTATCAGCTTTATACCCAGGGATTCAAGGTGACGCTTGAATCTGCTGTCCCATTCCTTTTTACCATTCTTTCTGTGAGCTCCGAACTCACTTCCATTGTCTGAGATCAGCTCTTTTAAAGGCATGATGCCCCAGTAATCCTCAACAAGCTTATCTACCAAAGCTATGCTGTTTTCAGTGTTAGCATTCTTGAATTCTCCTGCTGCAAGGATTTTCCTTGAAGCATCATCCAGAATAGCACAGAACTTTATCCCATCCTTCTCAAACCAGTCTATATGGGCATGGGCAGCTGACATCGAATGCTCTCTTTCATACCTTACGTATGGCATCCTTCTTCTCTTCTTCCTCGGTTCTTCCTTTGCCAATCCTTCTTCAAGCAAGTATTTGTGGATGCGGTTGTGAGGGATGTGGATGCCAATGCCATACACTTGCTCTATTACCTTCTCCTTTTCGCTTAACTCTTTCACCTTTCTCCCCTCTTTCTTATTGGCAAATACTCCCCGTATGTGAGTCAGTAAGACCATACCCTCTTGACCGTTGAAACGCTGACCCTCATCTCAAACGCTATCTCTCTGTTGCTCTTTCC contains the following coding sequences:
- a CDS encoding transposase, which gives rise to MKELSEKEKVIEQVYGIGIHIPHNRIHKYLLEEGLAKEEPRKKRRRMPYVRYEREHSMSAAHAHIDWFEKDGIKFCAILDDASRKILAAGEFKNANTENSIALVDKLVEDYWGIMPLKELISDNGSEFGAHRKNGKKEWDSRFKRHLESLGIKLITSRIKHPQTNGKIEKLFDCYNRYRDDFESLDDFVYWYNDVRFHESLDTKHYLQTPEDAFWSRLPVEVRLGVVFKLFDEVIGE